Proteins encoded within one genomic window of Hemiscyllium ocellatum isolate sHemOce1 chromosome 1, sHemOce1.pat.X.cur, whole genome shotgun sequence:
- the setd9 gene encoding SET domain-containing protein 9 has product MLQKLVSRWNRYKYRLVPWIALNLWKNQRTVRLVAEDSLDKVISDQVVEASLLKLFQALFLNDLSNQAEFLNLLPGNIQSKYNEMFTHFQSTKQIEKKSKGSEMDLNPNETIFKTFGFIINRATSSLYFAGRGVFVTTGRVPKGAVVCMYPGTIYQQYEPVFFQSMGNSFIFRCIDGVLIDGNDKGISKVIYKSCCGRDRLGPYKTNDVSWLTEIPVNPLAVGQYVNNCSNEKAANVCYQEFDVPATFPIELRQYIPNVNYGHNVERPLRCVVLVALRDIEKGEELFSNYYTIVH; this is encoded by the exons ATGTTGCAGAAACTGGTGTCTCGCTGGAATCGCTATAAGTACCGCCTGGTGCCTTGGATCGCCCTGAACCTGTGGAAAAACCAGAG GACAGTACGATTGGTTGCAGAAGATTCTTTGGATAAAGTTATTTCTGATCAAGTGGTTGAGGCGTCGTTACTGAAGCTATTTCAGGCTTTGTTCTTGAATGATTTGAGCAATCAAGCTGAATTTCTTAATCTGCTGCCAGGAAATATCCAATCAAAGTACAATGAAATGTTTACTCATTTTCAATCAACCAAACAAATTGAGAAAAAATCAAAAGGAAGCGAAATGGATTTGAACCCTAATGAgacaatatttaaaacatttgGATTCATTATCAATCGAGCAACTAGTTCACTTTACTTTGCGGGAAGAGGGGTGTTTGTTACCACAGGCAGAGTGCCAAAAGGAGCCGTTGTTTGCATGTACCCTG GTACTATCTATCAGCAATATGAACCTGTCTTTTTCCAGTCAATGGGCAACTCGTTTATTTTTCGATGTATTGATGGTGTGTTGATTGATGGGAACGATAAAGGAATATCTAAAGTTATTTATAA ATCATGCTGTGGGCGGGACAGGCTTGGCCCTTATAAAACAAATGATGTCTCTTGGCTGACAGAAATCCCAGTTAATCCGTTAGCTGTGGGTCAATACGTCAACAACTGTTCTAATG agaaagcagcaaatGTGTGCTATCAGGAGTTTGATGTCCCTGCAACATTTCCTATAGAGCTCCGTCAGTACATTCCTAATGTTAATTATGGTCATAATGTGGAAAG